One Nostoc punctiforme PCC 73102 DNA window includes the following coding sequences:
- a CDS encoding ABC exporter membrane fusion protein, whose translation MVRNSKLGYRTFPKSILRPSVAIGIIASLLVGGISFYIVKRWQNYANPETQVSATQLLQLKTVTALGRIEPQGKVIKLSAAVSAEGSRVEKLLVKEGDWVKAGQLIAILNSRDRLQAELKEAQEQVKVAQANLNRTQAGAKRGEIAAQKAAIARLEAERQGDINTQAATIERFQAEVQNAQAEDERYQQLYQQGAISASQRDSKRLNLETAQKSLQEAQAQLNRTQSASQQQVKQATATLEEIAEVRGVDVEAAQAEINRAVAAMNLGKINLKQAEVRSPQNGQVFEIHTHPGELVSNNGIADIGQTSQMYVIAEVYESDIGKVHSGQQVRIFGDYLPIELQGIVDRKGLQVRRQNAINTDPVSNIDNRVVEVYIRLDEVSSRKAGSLTNMQVKAVIEL comes from the coding sequence CCCTAAGTCTATTCTGCGTCCATCTGTTGCTATAGGTATAATTGCATCTTTATTGGTTGGCGGAATAAGTTTTTATATAGTAAAACGCTGGCAAAATTATGCAAATCCAGAAACACAAGTGTCAGCAACACAATTGCTACAGTTAAAAACGGTAACAGCTTTAGGGCGAATTGAACCACAGGGAAAGGTAATAAAACTCTCTGCTGCGGTATCTGCTGAAGGAAGCCGGGTAGAAAAGTTGTTAGTAAAGGAGGGGGATTGGGTAAAAGCGGGACAATTGATTGCAATTTTGAATAGCCGCGATCGCTTGCAGGCAGAATTAAAAGAGGCGCAGGAACAGGTAAAAGTAGCACAGGCAAACCTAAACCGTACCCAAGCAGGTGCTAAACGTGGTGAAATTGCCGCCCAAAAAGCCGCGATCGCTCGCTTAGAAGCAGAACGCCAAGGTGATATTAATACTCAAGCAGCGACAATTGAGCGATTCCAAGCCGAAGTACAAAATGCCCAAGCAGAAGACGAACGTTATCAGCAACTATATCAACAGGGTGCAATTTCCGCTTCCCAACGAGATAGTAAACGTTTAAACCTGGAAACCGCCCAAAAAAGCCTGCAAGAAGCACAAGCACAGTTAAATCGTACCCAATCAGCTAGCCAGCAACAGGTAAAACAGGCCACGGCAACCCTTGAGGAAATTGCTGAGGTACGAGGAGTAGATGTAGAAGCTGCCCAAGCAGAAATCAATCGGGCTGTAGCAGCCATGAATCTGGGAAAAATCAATCTAAAACAGGCTGAAGTGCGATCGCCTCAAAATGGACAGGTATTTGAGATCCACACCCATCCTGGCGAATTAGTATCAAATAATGGCATTGCTGATATTGGACAAACTAGCCAAATGTATGTCATAGCCGAAGTCTATGAAAGCGATATCGGCAAAGTTCATTCAGGGCAACAAGTACGAATATTTGGCGATTACCTCCCCATTGAATTGCAGGGAATCGTAGATCGCAAAGGTTTGCAAGTGCGACGGCAGAATGCCATTAACACAGATCCCGTCAGCAATATCGACAACAGAGTAGTAGAAGTTTATATCCGATTAGATGAAGTTTCCAGTCGAAAAGCTGGCAGCTTAACCAATATGCAAGTTAAGGCAGTAATTGAATTGTGA